In the Posidoniimonas corsicana genome, one interval contains:
- a CDS encoding response regulator transcription factor has product MPITPHTVCVIDDDPAVLKVTCSILDGNGYRCRCFNDASSYLQDYSPTDACVVTDLKMPGIEGADLVERLRQIDPTLPVIVLSGYADVPTAVKLMEGGVATIMEKPISSIELLAAVARAVDKGTERRLRRDQAHDMRQRMSGLSEEELAVMQGVVQGTANKVLASRLNMSARTLDRRRHSVFEKMGVATAAELAAVSERYALFGRR; this is encoded by the coding sequence TTGCCCATAACGCCCCATACGGTGTGCGTGATCGATGACGACCCGGCCGTGCTCAAGGTCACTTGCTCAATCCTCGACGGTAACGGGTACCGCTGCCGTTGCTTCAACGACGCGAGCTCCTACCTCCAGGACTACAGCCCGACCGACGCCTGTGTCGTGACCGACCTCAAGATGCCCGGCATTGAGGGGGCAGATTTGGTTGAGCGGCTGCGGCAAATCGACCCGACGCTCCCGGTGATCGTGCTGTCCGGTTACGCCGACGTCCCGACCGCGGTCAAGCTGATGGAGGGCGGCGTCGCGACGATCATGGAGAAGCCGATCAGCTCGATCGAACTGCTGGCGGCCGTCGCCAGAGCGGTCGACAAGGGCACGGAACGGCGCCTGCGACGCGACCAGGCCCACGACATGCGGCAGCGGATGTCCGGCCTCAGCGAGGAGGAGCTGGCCGTGATGCAGGGCGTCGTGCAGGGGACCGCCAACAAGGTGCTGGCGAGCAGGCTCAACATGAGCGCCCGCACGCTCGACCGACGCCGCCACTCGGTGTTCGAGAAGATGGGCGTTGCGACCGCCGCGGAACTCGCCGCGGTGTCGGAGCGGTACGCGCTGTTCGGACGCCGGTAG
- a CDS encoding outer membrane protein assembly factor BamB family protein gives MRSASVLVLCALCASPSWSMEWPSWRGPHGNAVAPAGEYPAEISDATKAWETPLPGEGTSTPVEWGGAIFLTASDDGSDLVCCYSQEGELQWRVALPGGEGGKHKSATGSNPSAVCNADYVVAYFKSGNIVCLTHDGDELWRKNLQEEYGDDSLWWDLGTSPVLTSAGVAVAVIQEKNAYLVTLDLKSGQEVWRADRHYARPRESDQAYTTPAVISEDGRETIVTWGADHLTGHDAQSGKLLWECGGFNPENQGMWRVIASATVADGVAYVPYGRGDYFAAVRVTGPADATQEERWLWNATRVGADVPSPVIVDNRIYNLEDRGTLSCLDAKSGEVLWSERLPRSNRKYYSSPLLAGGRLYCAREDGAVFVVSVKDGFELISEGDLGGEIVATPTPTRDGVLFRTRSKLLRFDGQSGG, from the coding sequence ATGCGATCCGCATCCGTTCTTGTCCTCTGCGCGCTGTGCGCTTCGCCGAGTTGGTCGATGGAGTGGCCGAGCTGGCGTGGCCCCCATGGCAACGCCGTCGCGCCGGCGGGCGAGTACCCCGCCGAGATCTCCGACGCGACCAAGGCGTGGGAGACACCGCTGCCGGGCGAGGGGACGTCGACGCCGGTGGAGTGGGGCGGCGCGATCTTCCTGACCGCGTCCGACGACGGGAGCGACCTGGTTTGTTGCTACTCGCAAGAGGGGGAGCTGCAGTGGCGGGTCGCGCTGCCCGGCGGCGAGGGTGGGAAGCACAAGAGCGCGACCGGCAGCAACCCGTCGGCCGTCTGCAACGCCGACTACGTGGTGGCCTACTTCAAGAGCGGCAACATCGTCTGCCTCACGCACGACGGCGACGAGCTGTGGCGGAAGAACCTGCAGGAGGAGTACGGCGATGATTCGCTGTGGTGGGACCTGGGCACCTCGCCGGTGCTGACGAGTGCTGGCGTCGCTGTCGCGGTAATCCAAGAAAAAAACGCGTACCTCGTGACACTCGACCTGAAATCCGGCCAAGAGGTGTGGAGGGCCGATCGGCACTACGCCCGGCCACGGGAATCAGACCAGGCGTACACCACTCCGGCGGTCATTTCGGAGGACGGTAGAGAGACCATTGTCACCTGGGGGGCGGACCACCTCACCGGTCACGACGCCCAGAGCGGCAAGCTGTTGTGGGAGTGTGGCGGTTTCAACCCGGAGAACCAGGGGATGTGGCGCGTGATCGCGTCGGCGACCGTCGCCGACGGCGTGGCCTACGTTCCGTACGGCCGCGGCGACTACTTCGCCGCTGTTCGGGTTACCGGCCCCGCCGACGCAACGCAGGAAGAACGCTGGCTGTGGAACGCCACCCGTGTGGGCGCCGACGTCCCATCGCCGGTGATTGTCGATAATCGCATCTACAACCTGGAAGATCGCGGAACGCTCAGCTGCCTGGACGCGAAGAGCGGCGAGGTGCTGTGGAGCGAGCGCCTGCCGCGCAGCAACCGAAAGTACTACAGCTCTCCGCTGCTGGCCGGCGGGCGGCTGTACTGCGCTCGCGAGGACGGCGCCGTGTTTGTGGTGTCGGTAAAGGATGGTTTTGAGCTCATCTCAGAGGGCGACTTAGGGGGAGAGATTGTCGCTACGCCCACGCCAACGCGCGACGGGGTGCTTTTCCGAACCCGCAGTAAACTTCTCCGGTTTGACGGCCAGTCAGGCGGTTAG
- a CDS encoding DNA methyltransferase, whose protein sequence is MSVTSPTAVDAILHGDCLERLREQPNNSVDMAFADPPFNIGFEYDQYHDDHADDDYMAWCRDWMSELHRVLKPGGAFWLAIGDEFAADLRVDAHRNIGFEPRNWIVWYYTFGQNCKRKFNRSHVHIFHFTKEGAEPHTFNAEDPKVRVPSARALVYGDKRANPTGRLPDDTWILRPQDLRDQPEAFQPMDDTWYYSRVAGTFKERQGFHGCQMPEQLLGRIVRISSNPGDLVLDPFAGSGTTLAVAKKLGRRWLGFELSDEYVRYANERLDSAEEGDELSGPVDPVSSSPTTAAGRRLKDHPLLPTFEKDDFEPELKQAATAEEVEDQAAPEAGELAAAAAQAVIAAAGAPEQPVAPPRKQKSLREMQQQVIVDAFHDTHEGYSVDWLLCSPELQEAFHAKCRESGMIGRAGDWNRELLKLRKAGRLARRDDEKHGWLKKVEFSPEQRDEFAFAGEIAWAEMERKFPGWSLDALLCSPGKAYLFDRTAAKYVKDHDPAELRWAALRLRKVRHSLATEAKQYHFVLEKKDFPRFQPWSRFKADKLDEQPGIYLLRNRSKEALYLGETLDLGRRLAAHAAASAPGRSVTQVGVILSEDLPSDEYRELLWVNLVGRYNPRLNIPALEVTLD, encoded by the coding sequence ATGAGCGTCACCTCCCCGACGGCCGTCGACGCAATCCTGCACGGCGACTGCCTGGAGCGGCTCCGCGAGCAGCCGAACAACTCCGTGGACATGGCGTTCGCGGACCCGCCGTTCAACATCGGCTTTGAGTACGACCAGTACCACGACGACCACGCCGACGACGACTACATGGCATGGTGCCGCGACTGGATGAGCGAGCTGCACCGCGTGCTCAAGCCGGGCGGCGCGTTCTGGCTGGCGATCGGCGACGAGTTCGCCGCCGACCTCCGCGTCGACGCCCACCGCAACATCGGGTTCGAACCACGCAACTGGATCGTCTGGTACTACACCTTCGGGCAGAACTGCAAGCGGAAGTTCAACCGCTCGCACGTGCACATCTTCCACTTCACCAAAGAAGGCGCCGAGCCGCACACCTTCAACGCCGAGGACCCCAAGGTCCGCGTCCCCTCCGCCCGTGCGCTTGTCTACGGCGACAAGCGCGCCAACCCCACCGGCCGGCTGCCCGACGACACCTGGATCCTGCGGCCGCAGGACCTGCGCGACCAGCCCGAGGCGTTCCAGCCGATGGACGACACCTGGTACTACAGCCGGGTGGCGGGCACGTTCAAGGAGCGGCAGGGCTTCCACGGCTGCCAGATGCCCGAGCAGCTGCTGGGGCGGATCGTGCGGATCAGCAGTAACCCGGGCGACCTGGTGCTCGACCCGTTCGCCGGCAGCGGCACCACGCTGGCGGTCGCTAAGAAGCTGGGCCGCCGCTGGCTCGGCTTCGAGCTCTCCGACGAGTACGTCCGCTACGCCAACGAACGCCTCGACAGCGCCGAGGAGGGCGACGAGCTGAGCGGCCCCGTGGACCCGGTCAGCAGCTCGCCGACCACCGCCGCCGGCCGCCGGCTGAAGGACCACCCGCTGCTGCCGACCTTCGAGAAGGACGACTTCGAGCCGGAGCTCAAGCAGGCGGCCACCGCCGAAGAGGTGGAGGACCAGGCCGCACCCGAGGCGGGCGAGCTGGCCGCGGCCGCCGCCCAGGCCGTGATCGCCGCCGCCGGCGCCCCGGAGCAGCCGGTGGCGCCGCCCCGCAAGCAGAAGTCGCTCCGCGAGATGCAGCAGCAGGTCATCGTCGACGCGTTCCACGACACGCACGAGGGCTACTCGGTCGACTGGCTGCTCTGCTCGCCCGAGCTGCAGGAGGCGTTCCACGCCAAGTGCCGCGAGTCGGGCATGATCGGCCGCGCCGGCGACTGGAACCGCGAGCTGCTGAAGCTCCGCAAGGCGGGGCGGCTCGCCCGCCGCGACGACGAGAAGCACGGCTGGCTGAAGAAGGTGGAGTTCTCGCCCGAGCAACGCGACGAGTTCGCCTTCGCCGGCGAGATCGCCTGGGCCGAGATGGAGCGGAAGTTCCCGGGCTGGTCGCTCGACGCGCTGCTCTGCTCGCCCGGCAAGGCGTACCTGTTCGACCGCACCGCGGCCAAGTACGTCAAGGACCACGACCCGGCGGAGCTCCGGTGGGCCGCGCTGCGGCTCCGCAAGGTGCGGCACTCGCTGGCGACCGAGGCCAAGCAGTACCACTTTGTGCTGGAGAAGAAGGACTTCCCCCGCTTCCAGCCCTGGTCGCGGTTCAAGGCCGACAAGCTGGACGAGCAGCCCGGCATCTACCTGCTGCGGAACCGCTCCAAGGAAGCCCTCTACCTCGGCGAGACGCTCGACCTGGGCCGGCGGCTCGCGGCCCACGCCGCCGCGTCGGCGCCCGGCCGCTCCGTGACCCAGGTGGGAGTGATCCTGTCCGAAGACCTCCCCAGCGACGAGTACCGCGAGCTGCTGTGGGTCAACCTGGTCGGCCGCTACAACCCGCGGCTCAACATCCCGGCGCTCGAGGTGACGCTGGACTAG